From Roseburia hominis, the proteins below share one genomic window:
- a CDS encoding nitroreductase produces the protein MKETLLDLKSRRSCRKYKPEQIKSEELEAILEAGIYAPTGMGAQSPIIIAVQDKEVRDQLSKMNAEVLGSNTDPFYGAPTVLVVLADRSRGTHVDDGNMVIGNLLNAAHAVGVSSCYIYRAREVFDSEEGKQLLKKWGVDGDYEGIGNVILGYGLPEGIKEAAPRKEGYIIRV, from the coding sequence ATGAAAGAAACGTTATTGGATCTGAAAAGCAGGAGAAGTTGCCGGAAGTATAAACCGGAGCAGATTAAGAGCGAGGAGTTAGAGGCTATTTTGGAGGCCGGAATCTACGCTCCGACCGGAATGGGTGCACAGAGTCCGATCATTATTGCCGTGCAGGACAAGGAAGTACGCGACCAGTTGTCAAAGATGAATGCGGAAGTTCTCGGCAGCAATACAGACCCATTTTATGGCGCGCCGACCGTGCTTGTGGTATTGGCGGATCGCTCACGTGGGACACATGTAGACGACGGGAACATGGTCATTGGTAATTTGTTGAATGCAGCTCATGCGGTTGGGGTTAGTTCCTGCTACATTTACCGTGCAAGAGAGGTGTTTGACTCGGAAGAAGGAAAACAGCTTTTGAAAAAATGGGGCGTAGATGGCGACTATGAAGGAATTGGAAATGTGATCCTGGGTTATGGTCTGCCGGAAGGAATCAAAGAAGCGGCTCCGCGAAAAGAGGGGTATATTATTCGGGTTTAG
- a CDS encoding manganese catalase family protein, with translation MWVYEKRLQFPVKITKTCPKTAQLIISQYGGPDGELSASMRYLSQRYTMPVKEVGGLLTDIGTEELAHLEIICAMVYQLTKNLTTEEAKTAGFDAYYIDHTKALWPQAAAGVPFTALEFQSKGDAITDLTENLAAEQKARTVYDNLLRMIPDPEVREPLKFLRAREIVHFQRFGEALERTKDKLDFKNFYYMNPEFDTQGKLL, from the coding sequence ATGTGGGTATATGAGAAAAGATTACAGTTTCCGGTAAAAATCACCAAGACCTGCCCAAAAACGGCACAGCTTATTATCAGCCAGTATGGCGGCCCGGACGGCGAACTTTCAGCATCCATGCGGTATCTCTCGCAAAGGTATACCATGCCGGTAAAGGAAGTGGGCGGCCTTCTGACAGATATCGGTACAGAGGAATTGGCACATCTTGAAATCATTTGCGCCATGGTCTATCAGTTGACAAAGAATCTGACCACTGAAGAGGCGAAAACGGCTGGCTTTGATGCCTACTATATTGACCATACTAAAGCACTCTGGCCTCAGGCGGCGGCAGGTGTGCCATTTACTGCGCTGGAGTTTCAGTCAAAGGGCGATGCCATCACGGATCTGACGGAGAACCTTGCTGCGGAACAGAAAGCCAGAACGGTGTATGACAACCTGCTGCGCATGATCCCCGATCCGGAGGTGCGGGAGCCGCTGAAATTCCTACGCGCGAGGGAAATCGTGCATTTCCAAAGATTTGGAGAAGCTTTGGAGAGAACGAAGGACAAACTGGATTTCAAAAATTTCTATTATATGAATCCGGAATTTGACACGCAGGGGAAATTATTGTAA
- the rlmH gene encoding 23S rRNA (pseudouridine(1915)-N(3))-methyltransferase RlmH, which yields MKITVVTVGKIKEKYLRDAISEYSKRLSKYCKLEMIEVSDEKTPEGASETVEDSIRDKEAGRILKYLKDDAYIITLEIGGKMLSSEGFADKIDKLGVQGVSHIMFVIGGSIGLGRAVLAKSDYALSFSKMTFPHQLMRVILLEQIYRGYRIMTGAPYHK from the coding sequence ATGAAAATTACAGTAGTTACGGTCGGAAAAATTAAAGAAAAATATTTAAGGGACGCGATTAGTGAATACAGTAAAAGACTCAGCAAATATTGCAAATTAGAAATGATAGAGGTATCTGATGAAAAAACGCCGGAAGGAGCAAGCGAGACGGTGGAGGATTCGATCCGCGATAAAGAAGCCGGAAGAATCCTGAAATACTTGAAGGATGATGCGTATATTATCACACTGGAAATCGGTGGGAAAATGCTGTCGTCGGAAGGATTTGCCGATAAGATCGATAAACTGGGCGTGCAGGGTGTAAGTCATATCATGTTTGTAATCGGCGGTTCGATTGGGCTTGGACGGGCGGTCCTTGCGAAATCGGATTATGCGCTGAGTTTTTCAAAGATGACATTTCCGCATCAGCTCATGAGAGTGATTCTGCTGGAACAGATTTACAGGGGATATCGGATCATGACAGGGGCGCCGTATCATAAGTAA
- a CDS encoding HAD family hydrolase has protein sequence MRYQYILFDLDGTITESEPGIVNSVCYALEKMGITVEDGADLKKFIGPPLVDSMKQFYGMSQEDAQKAVVYYREYYAEKGIFENSVYVGFVEAAQRLKAAGKVLAVATSKPEAYAKRIAEHFGFTNLFVEIYGASMDGTRLNKSDVIHYALDALGVEEAGKEEVLMIGDRSHDVLGAKKNGIDCMGVLYGYGSREELKQAGAKYIAETTTAIADLILA, from the coding sequence ATGAGGTACCAATATATTTTATTTGATTTGGACGGAACCATCACGGAGTCAGAACCTGGAATCGTGAATTCCGTCTGCTATGCCCTGGAGAAGATGGGGATTACCGTGGAGGACGGAGCAGACCTGAAGAAATTTATCGGTCCGCCGCTTGTGGATTCGATGAAACAGTTTTACGGAATGAGTCAGGAAGACGCACAAAAGGCGGTTGTCTATTACCGCGAATATTATGCCGAGAAGGGGATTTTTGAGAATTCCGTGTATGTCGGCTTCGTGGAAGCGGCCCAAAGACTTAAGGCTGCCGGCAAGGTACTGGCGGTGGCGACCTCAAAACCGGAGGCTTATGCAAAACGGATCGCAGAGCATTTTGGTTTTACGAACTTATTTGTGGAGATTTACGGGGCTTCTATGGACGGCACCCGTCTCAATAAATCCGACGTGATCCATTACGCCCTCGATGCACTGGGAGTAGAAGAGGCCGGGAAAGAAGAGGTGCTGATGATCGGAGACAGAAGTCATGACGTGCTCGGAGCAAAGAAGAACGGGATCGACTGTATGGGCGTACTCTACGGCTACGGAAGCCGGGAGGAACTTAAGCAGGCCGGGGCGAAATATATTGCTGAAACTACGACGGCAATCGCTGATTTGATTTTGGCATAG
- a CDS encoding UvrD-helicase domain-containing protein yields MESMDFLEYVTGKLREKISEIDQTLSEGQKEIEDMHEYYWENYAEMDEYGYEEYDNQQALFQQVNANQEQLKLKHRYEKMLDSPYFGRVDFVFDGEDTAESFYIGIANFAPKTGMTPLIYDWRAPVSSLFYDYDRGMASYVAPGGIMEGEITSKWQYKIKNGNLIYCFESDTKIDDEILKQELGNSGDVQLKNIVRTIQREQNAIIRNTKDRILVIQGAAGSGKTSVALHRIAYLLYHDRDSLRASDILILSPNSVFSDYISHILPELGEENIQEMSIDLFAYRELNDTADDCEDKYDYLEKLMKFPDLGFSERVHEKQSAAFVGQIEGFLALLEDRLMDFAGVTFRKEEMPEDRIIYLFYFKFQDIPLLARMDAVREYFVDEYETLHGRQISEEDAEYLKEQFDRMYVTRDIYVIYNWLLEDLGYPQLPHLPREKRLIEYEDVYPMLYLKYRLKGGRKHKHIKHLIIDEMQDYSYMQYVILEYLFDCRMTILGDYAQTLDTRMQDVLTFLPQIYKKKLRKIVMNKSYRNTVEIVRYAEQIAGAGGLKFLKRHGKEVVEESFHSDEDMILELKKNIRLDSKEFETAAIITMTQEEAKDLVRLLPNRGMDVNYIDRDSTAFKKGVTVTTFYMAKGLEFDQVFAVTRDDGNPLLRQAKYICATRALHELYMYTIRS; encoded by the coding sequence ATGGAATCTATGGATTTTTTGGAATATGTGACAGGAAAACTGAGAGAAAAAATATCCGAGATCGATCAGACTCTTTCGGAAGGGCAAAAAGAGATCGAAGATATGCATGAGTATTACTGGGAAAACTATGCGGAAATGGACGAGTATGGATATGAGGAGTATGATAACCAGCAGGCCCTTTTCCAGCAGGTGAATGCGAATCAGGAGCAGCTAAAGCTAAAGCACCGGTATGAGAAAATGCTGGATTCTCCGTATTTCGGAAGGGTCGATTTTGTGTTCGACGGGGAAGATACGGCCGAGAGTTTTTATATAGGAATCGCAAATTTTGCCCCTAAAACCGGGATGACACCTCTGATCTATGACTGGCGGGCGCCAGTTTCCAGCCTCTTCTACGATTACGACCGCGGGATGGCAAGCTACGTGGCGCCGGGCGGCATAATGGAAGGGGAGATCACATCCAAATGGCAGTATAAGATTAAGAACGGAAACCTGATTTATTGTTTTGAGAGCGATACGAAGATCGATGATGAGATATTAAAGCAGGAGCTGGGAAATAGCGGAGATGTACAGCTTAAAAATATTGTCCGCACGATCCAGAGGGAGCAGAATGCCATTATCCGCAATACAAAGGACCGCATTCTTGTGATCCAGGGAGCTGCCGGAAGCGGAAAAACGTCGGTTGCCCTGCATCGGATCGCCTATCTGCTGTACCATGACAGAGATTCTCTTCGGGCGTCAGATATTCTGATCCTGTCACCGAACAGCGTATTTTCTGATTATATTTCCCATATTCTTCCTGAACTTGGGGAGGAAAATATTCAGGAAATGAGTATTGATCTTTTTGCATACCGGGAACTTAACGATACGGCAGATGACTGTGAGGACAAATATGATTATCTGGAAAAACTTATGAAATTTCCGGATTTGGGATTTTCGGAGCGCGTTCATGAAAAACAGTCGGCAGCATTTGTGGGGCAGATTGAGGGCTTTCTGGCTCTGCTGGAGGATCGTTTGATGGATTTCGCCGGTGTGACATTCCGTAAGGAAGAAATGCCGGAGGATCGGATCATTTATCTGTTCTATTTTAAATTTCAGGACATTCCGCTGTTAGCCAGAATGGACGCTGTAAGAGAATATTTTGTGGATGAGTATGAGACCCTGCATGGCAGGCAGATCAGCGAAGAGGATGCCGAATACTTAAAGGAACAGTTCGACCGCATGTATGTGACCCGGGATATTTATGTTATATATAACTGGCTTTTGGAAGATCTGGGCTATCCTCAGCTTCCGCATCTTCCAAGGGAAAAACGTCTCATCGAATATGAAGATGTGTATCCTATGCTGTATTTAAAGTATCGACTGAAAGGCGGGCGAAAACACAAACATATCAAGCATCTGATCATTGATGAGATGCAGGATTACTCCTATATGCAGTACGTGATCCTGGAATATCTCTTTGACTGCCGTATGACGATTCTGGGAGATTATGCCCAGACTCTGGATACCAGGATGCAGGATGTACTTACGTTTCTGCCGCAGATTTATAAGAAAAAACTGCGAAAAATCGTGATGAATAAGAGTTATCGAAACACCGTCGAAATCGTCAGGTATGCAGAGCAAATTGCAGGCGCCGGAGGACTTAAATTCCTTAAGCGCCATGGAAAAGAAGTGGTCGAAGAATCATTTCATTCAGACGAGGATATGATTCTGGAACTGAAAAAGAATATAAGGCTTGATTCGAAGGAATTTGAGACGGCAGCAATCATAACCATGACGCAGGAGGAGGCGAAGGATCTTGTCAGACTTTTGCCAAACAGGGGAATGGATGTGAATTATATTGACCGGGACAGTACGGCCTTCAAAAAAGGGGTGACGGTCACAACATTCTATATGGCAAAAGGACTGGAATTTGACCAGGTCTTTGCCGTGACAAGGGACGACGGCAATCCGCTTTTACGGCAGGCGAAATATATCTGCGCGACAAGGGCGCTGCATGAGCTTTATATGTATACGATTCGTTCATAG
- a CDS encoding GNAT family N-acetyltransferase — MMIQLVRPTYQQLSFRKQLLSDKPTMAFNQNWGGVIEFPESRWKSWYEKWLCSTDDNYFYRYIYSEEEQAFIGETSYHRDAETFIYLCDIIIEAQFRGKGYGKETLKMLCENAAKNGIYELYDNISLDNPSVKLFLKTGFTEEYKTDEYVMLKKHLDYE, encoded by the coding sequence ATGATGATTCAATTAGTAAGACCTACATATCAGCAGCTTTCGTTTCGTAAGCAATTATTGTCCGATAAACCAACGATGGCTTTTAATCAAAATTGGGGTGGCGTAATTGAGTTCCCCGAATCACGTTGGAAGAGTTGGTATGAGAAATGGTTATGCAGCACAGATGATAATTATTTTTATCGTTACATCTATTCAGAAGAAGAGCAGGCGTTTATCGGGGAAACTTCATATCACCGTGATGCTGAAACATTTATTTATCTATGTGATATTATTATAGAAGCCCAGTTCCGGGGCAAAGGCTATGGAAAAGAGACGCTGAAAATGTTGTGTGAAAATGCTGCTAAAAATGGAATTTATGAACTTTATGACAATATCTCTCTTGATAATCCTTCAGTGAAGTTATTTTTGAAAACTGGTTTTACCGAAGAGTACAAAACAGATGAATATGTTATGCTAAAGAAACATTTAGATTATGAATGA
- a CDS encoding pentapeptide repeat-containing protein produces MKLLLPILPTEELREADLTLMRKYCSEEVRMQGFHLKNVVCEEEEFSHMIFSGVRFENCRFWKCSFHAAEFSNVEFVNCDISGCDFSNCYINRFAFLSGKGAGVKFCSSVMKNLLIKESTMNYSNFDSARLENVQFLQTSFDSGNMTQCQCKHVSWKEDSLVNVSFFKTSLRGMDFSDSILRELVLSDDHHELQGAIVDLYQAADLARRLGLLIKD; encoded by the coding sequence ATGAAACTATTACTACCGATACTACCCACAGAAGAATTGCGGGAGGCAGATTTAACATTAATGCGTAAATATTGTTCAGAGGAAGTGCGTATGCAGGGCTTTCATCTCAAAAATGTAGTGTGTGAGGAGGAAGAATTTTCGCACATGATTTTCTCCGGAGTAAGGTTCGAGAACTGCCGTTTCTGGAAGTGTTCCTTTCATGCTGCTGAGTTTTCCAATGTGGAATTTGTAAATTGCGATATATCCGGCTGTGATTTTAGCAATTGCTATATCAATCGGTTTGCCTTTTTGTCAGGGAAAGGAGCAGGCGTCAAGTTTTGCAGCAGTGTGATGAAGAATCTGCTGATCAAAGAAAGCACTATGAATTATTCCAATTTTGACAGTGCACGCCTGGAAAATGTGCAGTTTTTGCAGACTTCGTTTGACAGCGGCAACATGACGCAGTGTCAGTGTAAACATGTATCCTGGAAAGAGGACAGTTTAGTGAATGTCAGCTTTTTTAAGACTTCTCTGAGAGGGATGGATTTCTCGGATAGCATATTGCGGGAACTGGTTCTCTCGGATGACCATCACGAACTGCAGGGGGCGATTGTCGATCTGTATCAGGCGGCAGATCTTGCCCGGCGGTTGGGGCTTCTTATCAAAGATTAA
- a CDS encoding spore coat protein CotJB yields the protein MNQEHLAIASVPIQRWSSVLTAEEALKTGTIFQELNKPFFVTEESSKQKIGADISAHETQSSVLAKVSHSETLNEREQLMMQIQEVSFVLDDIRLYMDTHPSDKEGLDLLKKTVKRRKELLMEFAHKFYPLTVDCMADIYEASPDSLCYSWQEGPMPWEGACV from the coding sequence ATGAATCAGGAACATTTAGCCATTGCCTCTGTACCAATTCAGAGATGGAGTTCTGTTTTGACGGCGGAAGAGGCGCTTAAGACAGGTACAATTTTTCAGGAACTCAATAAACCGTTCTTTGTCACCGAAGAATCCTCCAAGCAGAAAATCGGAGCTGACATATCTGCGCATGAAACGCAGAGCTCCGTTTTGGCGAAGGTAAGCCATTCCGAAACATTGAATGAAAGAGAACAGTTAATGATGCAAATACAGGAAGTCAGTTTTGTATTGGATGATATCCGGCTGTATATGGACACGCACCCAAGCGATAAGGAAGGACTTGACCTACTAAAAAAGACGGTTAAGAGAAGAAAAGAACTGTTGATGGAATTTGCACACAAGTTCTATCCTTTGACAGTAGACTGTATGGCAGATATTTACGAAGCATCGCCGGATTCTCTTTGCTACTCTTGGCAGGAGGGACCGATGCCGTGGGAAGGAGCGTGTGTATAA